A genomic segment from Gemmatimonadales bacterium encodes:
- a CDS encoding TonB-dependent receptor has translation MNAFCLPRVLPLTFGCAILVASPLRAQQPKDTIRLREIVVTATRLPTPTEQVPNGVTVLRGEELRARGVSLVLDALRETPGAAVVQSGSFGGQTSLFLRGGESNYVRVLVDGVPINEPGGRIDLAGLSAENVERIEIVRGPASVLYGSDAMTGVIQIFTRRGAGGAVLSTGTRAGSYGTRAIEASLSAGSGRVAWSLGASQFASSGVDTTNNAYRNRAASALLRLTPDSRTDAQITIRHHDGVYHFPTDFAGFPSDSNQFTGSRATTVSAEVGRSLTTRLEARLLLGWQDQRDTAQNSPDSPAETDGYGNLTSFRRRSADLRANVRLGPAFVVTAGAVLEEQFFHNAIGFTGSFASGDTVDVSRTNRAAYAQLLAGLGDGVSLTGGVRFDDNQKFGSFGTARAGLTVRATPTTRLRGSAGTAFKEPTFFQSYGGGFSTGNPNLVPEQARSFELGVEQSFAGELATVGAAYFDQHFRDVIQYTFAASPGAPNYRNIAGANARGVELEARLHPFRAATLTARYTYLHTDSGVDGSTLAVGLGQRPRLLRRPTHAGSVTLDGRFGARLRGGATLLFVGTRDDLDFRNADPVTFVPRRVELPAHVRVDAGGEFDAVPARGARPGLALTFRVENLLDARYEEVLYFRAPGWVALVGGRLSVGLGR, from the coding sequence ATGAACGCGTTCTGCCTGCCCCGTGTCCTCCCTCTCACGTTCGGCTGCGCCATCCTCGTCGCGAGCCCGCTGCGGGCCCAGCAACCTAAAGACACGATCCGGCTGCGCGAGATCGTGGTCACCGCCACCCGTCTCCCCACGCCCACCGAGCAGGTCCCAAACGGCGTGACGGTGCTGCGCGGCGAGGAGCTGCGCGCCCGGGGAGTCTCCCTCGTCCTCGACGCGTTGCGCGAGACGCCGGGTGCGGCGGTCGTGCAGAGCGGCTCATTCGGGGGCCAGACGTCGCTGTTCCTGCGCGGCGGTGAGAGCAACTACGTGCGGGTGCTGGTGGACGGCGTTCCGATCAACGAACCGGGCGGTCGCATCGACCTCGCCGGCCTGTCTGCCGAGAACGTCGAGCGGATCGAGATCGTGCGGGGCCCGGCCAGCGTGCTGTATGGCTCCGACGCCATGACCGGGGTGATCCAGATCTTCACGCGGCGCGGCGCCGGGGGCGCGGTGCTCTCCACGGGCACGCGGGCCGGCTCATACGGGACGCGCGCCATCGAGGCTTCGTTGAGTGCCGGAAGCGGTCGCGTTGCCTGGTCGCTCGGCGCCTCACAGTTCGCGAGCAGCGGCGTGGACACCACCAACAACGCGTACCGCAACCGGGCGGCGAGCGCTCTGCTCAGGCTCACCCCCGACTCGCGCACCGACGCCCAGATCACCATCCGCCACCACGACGGCGTGTACCACTTCCCGACCGATTTCGCGGGATTCCCCTCCGACAGCAACCAGTTCACCGGAAGCCGGGCCACTACGGTGAGTGCGGAGGTGGGCAGATCCCTGACCACCCGACTCGAAGCGCGGCTGCTGCTCGGTTGGCAGGATCAGCGCGACACGGCGCAGAACTCGCCCGACAGCCCCGCGGAAACCGACGGGTACGGCAACCTCACCTCGTTCCGCCGCCGCAGTGCGGACCTGCGCGCCAACGTCCGACTGGGACCCGCGTTCGTGGTCACCGCGGGAGCGGTGCTGGAGGAGCAGTTTTTCCACAACGCGATCGGCTTCACGGGTTCGTTCGCGTCGGGGGACACGGTGGACGTCTCGCGCACCAACCGTGCGGCCTACGCTCAACTCCTCGCCGGCCTCGGCGACGGCGTCAGCCTCACGGGCGGCGTGCGATTCGATGACAACCAGAAGTTCGGCTCGTTCGGCACGGCCCGCGCGGGGCTCACCGTGCGTGCGACGCCCACGACGCGCCTGCGAGGGAGCGCGGGGACGGCGTTCAAGGAACCGACCTTCTTCCAGAGCTACGGCGGAGGCTTCTCGACCGGTAACCCGAACCTCGTTCCGGAGCAGGCGCGCAGCTTCGAGCTGGGCGTAGAGCAATCGTTTGCCGGCGAGCTCGCCACGGTGGGCGCCGCGTACTTCGACCAACACTTTCGCGACGTGATCCAGTACACCTTCGCCGCATCGCCGGGCGCGCCCAACTACCGCAACATCGCCGGTGCGAACGCGCGCGGGGTCGAGCTCGAAGCGCGCCTGCATCCATTCCGGGCCGCCACCCTTACGGCCCGCTACACCTACCTCCACACCGACTCCGGCGTGGACGGCAGCACGCTCGCCGTCGGACTCGGACAGCGACCGCGACTCCTCCGGAGGCCGACCCATGCCGGCAGCGTGACGCTCGACGGTCGCTTCGGGGCGCGCCTGCGCGGAGGCGCCACGCTCCTCTTCGTAGGAACCCGGGACGACCTGGACTTTCGCAACGCCGATCCGGTTACCTTCGTGCCGCGGCGCGTCGAGCTTCCGGCCCACGTCCGGGTGGACGCCGGAGGGGAGTTCGACGCAGTGCCCGCGCGTGGCGCGCGGCCCGGGTTGGCGCTCACGTTCCGAGTCGAGAACCTGTTGGACGCCCGTTACGAGGAAGTGCTCTACTTCCGGGCGCCGGGCTGGGTGGCGCTGGTCGGCGGGCGTCTCTCGGTCGGGCTCGGCCGCTAG